The Thiohalomonas denitrificans genome contains a region encoding:
- a CDS encoding ABC transporter ATP-binding protein → MASVDLENVTKRFGRTEVIKGIDLTIENGRLTVFVGPSGCGKSTLLRLIAGLEEVTSGKIHIGDENVTDWPPAERGVAMVFQSYALYPHMKVFDNMAFGLKISRTKRNEIEERVRHAARILRIEPLLNHKPGELSGGQRQRVAIGRAIVREPKVFLFDEPLSNLDASLRVQMRLELASLQRELDATMVYVTHDQTEAMTLGHTIVVLNEGRVEQVGTPLEVYRNPANRFVAGFIGSPEMNFLELEEKLPIPKPPLPEAVTLGIRPEHVILGDGPLQGKITLVERLGSESFLHLELPGEERVTARASGDLSARPGDTMAMEFPSEHLHFFDDDGRTIQA, encoded by the coding sequence ATGGCATCCGTAGATCTCGAAAACGTCACCAAACGCTTCGGCCGCACCGAGGTCATCAAGGGCATCGATCTTACGATTGAAAACGGCCGATTGACGGTCTTCGTCGGCCCTTCGGGTTGCGGCAAATCAACGCTACTGAGGCTGATTGCCGGATTGGAAGAGGTGACATCCGGTAAGATCCACATCGGTGATGAAAACGTTACGGATTGGCCGCCCGCGGAGAGGGGAGTGGCCATGGTTTTCCAGTCCTATGCGCTTTACCCACACATGAAGGTCTTCGATAACATGGCCTTCGGGCTGAAAATCTCCCGAACCAAACGTAACGAAATCGAAGAGAGAGTCCGGCACGCAGCCCGCATACTTCGCATAGAACCGCTACTGAACCACAAACCAGGCGAGCTTTCCGGCGGCCAGCGCCAACGCGTGGCCATCGGTCGAGCCATCGTGCGGGAGCCGAAGGTTTTCCTGTTCGACGAACCGCTGTCCAATCTGGATGCCTCCCTGCGGGTGCAGATGCGACTGGAACTGGCGTCGCTTCAGCGTGAACTCGATGCGACCATGGTGTATGTCACCCACGATCAGACCGAAGCGATGACCCTGGGCCATACCATCGTGGTGCTGAACGAAGGACGGGTAGAACAGGTGGGCACGCCACTGGAGGTTTACCGAAACCCGGCCAATCGTTTTGTGGCCGGCTTCATCGGTTCGCCGGAGATGAATTTCCTGGAACTCGAAGAAAAATTGCCAATTCCGAAGCCACCTTTACCCGAGGCCGTCACGCTGGGCATCCGGCCGGAGCATGTCATCCTGGGAGACGGTCCGCTCCAGGGAAAAATCACCCTCGTCGAACGACTCGGCAGTGAAAGCTTTCTGCACCTCGAACTGCCCGGGGAAGAGAGAGTAACGGCACGCGCTTCGGGAGATTTGTCAGCCAGGCCCGGCGACACCATGGCAATGGAGTTTCCTTCCGAACACCTTCACTTTTTCGATGACGACGGCCGAACGATCCAGGCATAG
- a CDS encoding isoaspartyl peptidase/L-asparaginase family protein — protein MYAIAVHGGAGSWSHTPRKPALAGVEQAAEVGRQILEKGGSALDAVTEAVRVFEDDPLFNAGTGSVLNFDGDAEMDAGIMVGSGLRTGGVAALRRVRNPILVARKVMEMTDHVLLGGSGALRFARAVGFADYDPVTLQRRKNWQRHREDLEAKQGDDKVAALHTLLSTWPREDDMGTVGAVALDRQGELAAGTSTGGVTLKLPGRIGDSPLPGAGNYATPHAAVSATGRGELMMRFLTAKVICDDIWNGHPANKAVERVLREMGKCVGEDVGVIALDSEGDFGIHHLTPAMPHAWVREGSPAIEVRMTT, from the coding sequence ATGTATGCAATCGCGGTTCACGGCGGGGCCGGGAGTTGGAGCCATACGCCCCGGAAGCCTGCGTTGGCCGGTGTCGAACAGGCGGCGGAAGTGGGCCGACAAATCCTGGAAAAAGGTGGAAGCGCATTGGATGCAGTTACCGAGGCGGTGCGGGTCTTCGAGGATGATCCCCTGTTCAACGCCGGAACTGGCTCAGTGCTCAATTTCGACGGTGATGCCGAGATGGACGCCGGCATTATGGTGGGGAGTGGGCTGCGCACCGGCGGCGTGGCGGCCTTGAGGCGGGTTCGAAATCCGATCCTGGTCGCACGCAAGGTCATGGAGATGACGGATCATGTCCTGCTTGGTGGAAGTGGCGCACTTCGTTTCGCGAGGGCTGTCGGCTTTGCCGATTACGATCCGGTCACACTGCAACGGCGCAAAAACTGGCAGCGCCACCGGGAGGACCTGGAGGCAAAACAGGGTGATGACAAAGTGGCTGCGCTCCACACCTTGCTTTCGACATGGCCCCGTGAGGATGACATGGGCACCGTGGGCGCCGTCGCTCTGGACCGTCAGGGCGAACTCGCCGCGGGTACATCGACCGGCGGAGTGACGCTGAAGCTTCCGGGCCGCATTGGTGATTCACCGCTCCCTGGTGCGGGCAATTACGCGACCCCCCACGCGGCCGTTTCGGCAACCGGACGCGGTGAACTGATGATGCGCTTCCTCACTGCCAAGGTGATCTGCGATGACATCTGGAACGGGCACCCGGCAAACAAGGCGGTTGAACGAGTGCTCAGGGAGATGGGCAAGTGTGTAGGGGAGGATGTCGGTGTGATTGCCCTGGATTCTGAAGGTGATTTCGGGATCCATCACCTGACTCCGGCGATGCCCCACGCGTGGGTCAGGGAAGGCAGCCCCGCAATCGAGGTCCGAATGACCACGTAG
- a CDS encoding CBS domain-containing protein, whose translation MSVGEWCNREVIVIKPDESPREAVWLMRKYHVGDLVVVKEDPDGRRPIGMITDRDIVIELMAENVEPEKVTVGDIMSRDLLVLHEEEDLVDASNRMSEQGVRRAPVVNQRNVLVGLLAVDDILEVLAEQVSDLVRIVRKEQLRERRLRP comes from the coding sequence ATGTCGGTGGGTGAGTGGTGCAACCGGGAAGTGATTGTGATCAAACCGGACGAAAGCCCGCGGGAAGCGGTGTGGCTGATGCGCAAGTATCACGTTGGCGACCTCGTCGTGGTCAAGGAGGATCCGGATGGTCGCCGGCCAATCGGTATGATTACGGACCGCGATATCGTCATCGAACTGATGGCAGAGAACGTTGAACCGGAAAAGGTCACCGTCGGCGATATCATGAGCCGGGATTTGCTGGTTCTCCATGAGGAGGAAGACCTTGTCGACGCCTCGAACCGAATGTCCGAACAAGGTGTCCGGCGCGCCCCGGTAGTCAATCAGCGGAACGTGCTGGTGGGGCTGCTGGCTGTGGACGATATCCTGGAAGTGCTTGCTGAGCAGGTCAGTGATCTGGTTCGGATCGTGCGCAAGGAGCAGCTTCGCGAGCGGCGATTGAGGCCCTGA
- a CDS encoding DUF2267 domain-containing protein encodes MQLHDFLGQVQHRAQMPDIDAALRASRATLETLAERLNGNEPAQLGAQLPRELREFLQRETAGSGERFDSSEFLKRVSEREGIDLPVAVYHARTVIEVLREAVSAGEINDVLAQLPDDYKRIFEAGTSGSMPSH; translated from the coding sequence ATGCAGCTTCACGACTTTCTCGGACAGGTCCAGCATCGGGCACAAATGCCCGATATCGATGCCGCTCTGCGCGCCAGTCGCGCGACGCTTGAAACACTGGCGGAACGACTCAACGGAAATGAACCTGCTCAGCTTGGCGCACAACTGCCCCGGGAACTCAGGGAGTTTCTGCAGAGGGAAACCGCCGGCAGCGGCGAGCGCTTCGATTCCAGCGAGTTCCTGAAGCGCGTCAGTGAACGCGAGGGTATTGACTTGCCGGTGGCGGTTTACCACGCCCGCACGGTGATTGAGGTACTACGCGAGGCAGTCTCCGCCGGTGAAATCAACGACGTGCTAGCCCAGCTTCCCGATGACTACAAACGCATCTTCGAAGCCGGCACCAGTGGCAGCATGCCCTCTCACTGA
- a CDS encoding dienelactone hydrolase family protein codes for MDIPTTVHRRTIIINAGGMLIEADLTLPEEAFSMVVMFGGIENARYEEDFLQLAGALAVENIATLIVDPYTPEEWTHEDHAGDVYERIARLGTRMTAAVDGLVEDSDIGGCHLGLLGREIGAAAGLKVATARPNRIHAVVSVSGRPDLAGRQTLRQLRAPTLLIVGEHDHVVLDANRHAIGFMNGRYQLAVVSGGTHRLNHSPYSEQVALSVSNWFHEHLERTPE; via the coding sequence ATGGATATTCCGACCACCGTTCATCGGCGGACGATTATCATCAACGCCGGGGGCATGCTGATTGAGGCAGACCTCACCCTTCCGGAAGAGGCGTTCAGCATGGTGGTGATGTTCGGCGGCATCGAGAATGCCCGCTATGAGGAGGACTTTCTCCAACTGGCCGGGGCATTAGCCGTCGAAAACATCGCCACCCTGATCGTCGATCCCTACACTCCTGAAGAGTGGACCCACGAAGATCACGCCGGCGATGTATATGAGCGGATTGCACGGCTCGGAACACGAATGACCGCCGCTGTCGATGGACTAGTGGAAGACAGCGACATCGGTGGGTGCCATCTTGGATTACTGGGACGTGAAATCGGTGCCGCCGCCGGCCTCAAAGTGGCCACCGCAAGGCCAAACCGTATCCATGCCGTCGTCTCCGTCTCCGGCCGCCCCGATTTGGCGGGGCGACAGACGCTTCGCCAGCTCCGGGCGCCAACACTGCTGATCGTCGGCGAACACGATCATGTCGTCCTGGATGCCAACCGCCATGCGATCGGCTTCATGAACGGCCGATACCAGCTGGCGGTGGTTTCCGGCGGGACCCACCGGCTCAACCACTCCCCCTACTCGGAGCAAGTGGCCCTGTCGGTATCCAACTGGTTCCATGAACACCTGGAACGAACCCCGGAATAG
- a CDS encoding dienelactone hydrolase family protein: MMQNEGDMTWKDISIDTSDGALLSGLWVQPADAQAVIVLVSVTSEGLHSATNQLLAETLARAGYASLFTDLLTAHEHREDAELADLRYDIGLLTTRLSNVIDWGRKEIPDAPVGILAASTGAAAALSVAAERSDEVAAVVSRGGRPDLAGDTLRATHTPTLLLLGGEDSPLVDLNREAAAWLRGEYRLEIIPGASGFSGNNPSHVEELARRAGEWFATYLVSESS; this comes from the coding sequence ATGATGCAAAATGAAGGCGACATGACCTGGAAAGACATCTCGATCGATACGTCGGATGGGGCGCTGCTTTCCGGGCTTTGGGTGCAGCCGGCGGATGCGCAGGCCGTTATCGTTCTGGTCAGCGTCACCAGTGAGGGACTCCATAGCGCGACCAACCAGTTGTTGGCTGAAACCTTGGCACGGGCAGGCTACGCCAGCCTTTTTACCGACCTCCTGACGGCGCATGAACACCGTGAAGATGCCGAGCTCGCCGATCTGCGCTACGACATCGGTTTACTCACCACACGGCTTTCCAATGTCATCGACTGGGGGCGTAAGGAGATTCCCGATGCCCCGGTTGGCATTCTGGCGGCATCCACCGGGGCGGCCGCTGCGCTCTCGGTGGCTGCGGAACGGAGTGACGAAGTCGCTGCGGTTGTGAGTCGGGGCGGTCGGCCCGATCTGGCCGGCGATACCCTGCGCGCCACCCACACACCCACACTGCTGTTGCTGGGCGGCGAGGATTCACCGCTGGTGGATCTCAATCGCGAAGCAGCGGCCTGGTTGCGTGGTGAATACCGGTTGGAGATCATCCCCGGAGCAAGCGGATTTTCCGGCAACAATCCCAGTCACGTGGAAGAGCTAGCCCGTAGGGCGGGGGAATGGTTTGCCACCTACCTTGTTTCCGAATCTTCATAG
- a CDS encoding AI-2E family transporter: MKNISSTRFSPAGIFGITALAFLAVVAVFFGYVLLLAFAGILLAVFFDGISAYLARWTRLPRGATFTLVVTLFLALMGAAALRFGPLFLDGINQLADTIRHYADDISNLASEREWAKALFSEGGSGGSLVTSAFSTAAGLLGTATWVISAGLIILFTGIYLAAEPGVYTGALRSLFPERHREELQQALRTLQSTLHWWLIGRIASMLVVGILTWTGLLVLDVPLAFTLALLAALLSFIPNLGPVLSAVPAGLVGLEQSVTTAIYVIILYVAVQTVESYFITPLIQRRAVRLPPALVITMQVLMAFAYGTLGLLVATPLTVVAVVLVKVIYLPRRNATNAQQEEGA, encoded by the coding sequence ATGAAAAACATCTCTTCCACACGATTTTCCCCGGCAGGCATCTTCGGAATAACGGCCCTTGCTTTCCTGGCTGTCGTGGCAGTGTTTTTCGGATATGTCCTGCTGCTTGCGTTCGCCGGTATCTTACTGGCGGTTTTCTTCGACGGCATCAGCGCCTACCTGGCCCGCTGGACCCGGCTCCCCCGCGGCGCCACCTTCACTTTGGTGGTGACCCTGTTTCTGGCCTTGATGGGTGCAGCCGCACTTCGCTTCGGTCCGCTGTTCCTCGATGGCATCAATCAGCTCGCGGACACCATCAGGCACTATGCAGACGACATCAGCAATCTCGCGTCTGAACGTGAATGGGCGAAGGCCCTGTTCTCCGAGGGAGGCAGTGGAGGGTCCCTGGTCACCTCCGCATTCAGTACCGCTGCCGGGCTCCTTGGAACGGCGACCTGGGTCATCTCCGCGGGTCTCATCATTCTGTTCACCGGCATTTATCTTGCGGCTGAACCGGGTGTATACACCGGCGCACTGCGATCCCTGTTCCCGGAACGACACCGGGAAGAACTGCAACAGGCCCTTCGTACACTCCAGTCAACGCTACACTGGTGGCTCATCGGACGCATCGCATCCATGCTGGTGGTCGGGATTCTGACCTGGACCGGTCTTCTCGTCCTCGATGTACCGCTGGCCTTTACGCTTGCCCTGCTGGCGGCGCTATTGTCGTTCATCCCCAATCTCGGCCCGGTATTATCGGCGGTTCCTGCGGGACTGGTCGGGCTGGAGCAATCGGTCACCACGGCCATTTACGTCATCATTCTGTATGTCGCCGTACAGACGGTGGAGAGTTATTTCATCACGCCGCTGATCCAGCGCCGCGCGGTGCGGCTGCCACCGGCACTGGTGATTACCATGCAGGTACTGATGGCATTCGCATACGGCACACTGGGGCTTCTGGTCGCCACCCCGCTTACGGTGGTGGCGGTGGTGTTGGTCAAGGTGATCTATTTGCCGCGCCGCAACGCAACCAACGCGCAACAAGAAGAGGGAGCCTGA
- a CDS encoding DUF4112 domain-containing protein: MPRTDSERNRETPERPELRHADLLSRWMDDVIRLPGGFRIGLDGIIGLIPGVGDAAGAIVSSVIVGQAARFGVPAGVLLRMIGNILIETIIGAIPILGDLFDFAWKANLKNFDLLKRHMGEASVGERGTQRLAYLIMVVVALAILAVIALVYLLILMLVNLF; this comes from the coding sequence ATGCCACGCACCGATTCAGAACGGAATCGGGAGACTCCGGAGCGGCCGGAACTCCGCCATGCAGACCTGCTCAGCCGCTGGATGGACGACGTGATTCGACTGCCCGGCGGATTCCGGATCGGTCTCGACGGAATCATCGGACTCATTCCCGGCGTGGGGGATGCGGCGGGAGCCATCGTCTCGTCGGTCATCGTGGGGCAGGCAGCCCGCTTCGGAGTTCCAGCGGGCGTTCTGTTACGCATGATCGGCAACATCCTGATCGAGACGATCATCGGCGCGATACCGATATTGGGAGACTTGTTCGACTTCGCCTGGAAAGCCAACCTGAAGAACTTCGACCTACTAAAAAGGCACATGGGCGAGGCCAGCGTCGGCGAACGGGGAACCCAGCGACTTGCCTACCTGATCATGGTCGTGGTTGCGCTCGCCATTCTGGCGGTGATTGCTCTCGTCTACCTGTTGATCCTCATGCTGGTGAATCTTTTCTGA
- a CDS encoding class I SAM-dependent methyltransferase gives MRAPNRILDLDELETPAFRQVLGQMDELTSSDSISYLHPSKRWEYPWALERAQLSPRSGVLDAGCGASIFPVYLAKQGYRVSALDLSPPSGLDRVHGVSVGYVGGDLGRLPFADGAFDAVFCISVIEHLGFGEMAAALSEMHRVIRANGRLLLTTDYYEDANASIRYEGEGGPFPVDWSFFDAERLQQHILDAPGWRLEGELDLRVDWERTKPVMRRFHGYPYTSVGVTLLRV, from the coding sequence ATGCGTGCGCCGAACCGTATCCTCGACCTGGACGAACTTGAAACCCCCGCTTTTCGGCAGGTGCTCGGTCAAATGGATGAGTTGACCAGCAGTGATTCCATCTCCTATCTGCATCCGAGCAAGCGCTGGGAATACCCATGGGCACTGGAACGTGCCCAGCTGTCGCCAAGGTCCGGCGTGCTGGATGCGGGCTGCGGAGCGTCTATTTTTCCGGTTTACCTGGCCAAGCAGGGCTACCGGGTCTCTGCGCTGGACCTGTCGCCCCCATCAGGGCTGGATCGGGTTCACGGGGTAAGCGTCGGCTACGTGGGCGGCGATCTGGGCAGGCTGCCGTTCGCGGATGGTGCCTTTGATGCCGTGTTTTGCATATCGGTGATTGAACATCTCGGGTTTGGCGAGATGGCTGCGGCCTTGTCGGAAATGCATCGGGTGATTCGGGCAAACGGGCGTTTGCTGTTGACCACGGACTACTATGAAGACGCCAATGCCTCAATCCGGTATGAAGGGGAGGGTGGACCATTTCCGGTGGACTGGAGTTTCTTCGATGCCGAACGCCTGCAGCAGCACATCCTTGATGCCCCCGGATGGCGACTCGAGGGAGAACTGGACTTGCGGGTCGATTGGGAGCGTACCAAGCCGGTAATGCGACGTTTCCACGGTTATCCCTACACCTCGGTCGGTGTCACGCTGCTGCGGGTCTGA